In Candidatus Chlorohelix allophototropha, one DNA window encodes the following:
- a CDS encoding alpha/beta fold hydrolase — translation MLKVNDTNAASAGLLTSKAVDYIESLKKELYQPRLKAKRRAEIEDDLAKIAAGKFVEINGVKHFIMDEGPADGEAVILVHGWDCSSFWWHSIIGKLNEGGYRTINYDLRGHGLSDENHPGNDDYSIKAYVNDLEAIRQHFKLEKFHVATFSLGSVIAVSYAAKYPEHVATLTAFNFGLFRYNPIVVKVMPITLSTVFSKVLRPMGPRSWRFVYYYSRLTLTKNPVDKRDILYGLLSLRDCPFRTSYNSARDIMSKPVLDELPLWCAAVKAPTLLVPGSHDRVIGKKNAKALADLIPNLTYFEMPKCGHLILAELPKQVGELMIMHLGKNSIGKRNDLLAHSEN, via the coding sequence ATGCTTAAAGTAAATGATACCAATGCTGCCTCTGCCGGGTTACTCACCTCAAAAGCGGTTGATTACATCGAGAGCCTAAAAAAAGAGTTGTACCAGCCGCGTCTCAAAGCTAAACGCCGCGCTGAGATAGAAGATGACCTTGCCAAAATTGCGGCAGGGAAATTTGTTGAAATCAACGGGGTTAAGCACTTTATAATGGATGAGGGGCCCGCGGATGGTGAGGCGGTGATTTTGGTTCATGGCTGGGATTGTAGTAGTTTCTGGTGGCATTCAATCATTGGCAAGCTCAACGAGGGCGGGTATCGTACAATCAATTATGATCTACGTGGGCATGGCTTGAGCGATGAAAACCATCCGGGAAATGATGACTATAGTATCAAGGCTTATGTGAATGACCTCGAAGCTATACGCCAGCATTTTAAATTGGAGAAATTCCACGTTGCTACTTTTTCGCTAGGTTCTGTTATAGCAGTATCTTATGCCGCAAAATATCCTGAACATGTTGCCACCTTGACTGCCTTTAATTTTGGTTTATTCCGATATAATCCGATTGTAGTAAAGGTTATGCCGATAACGCTTAGCACTGTTTTCAGTAAAGTTTTGCGTCCTATGGGTCCTAGAAGTTGGCGGTTTGTTTACTACTACTCTCGATTGACACTCACTAAAAACCCGGTGGACAAGCGCGACATTTTATACGGCTTACTTAGTCTCCGTGATTGCCCCTTCCGCACCTCGTACAATAGCGCCCGTGACATCATGTCAAAACCAGTGCTAGATGAGTTGCCCCTTTGGTGTGCCGCTGTTAAAGCGCCAACTTTGCTGGTGCCGGGTTCACATGATCGGGTTATCGGCAAAAAGAATGCTAAAGCGTTAGCAGACCTAATCCCAAATCTTACCTACTTTGAAATGCCTAAGTGTGGACATTTAATTCTGGCAGAATTGCCAAAACAAGTTGGGGAGTTGATGATAATGCACTTGGGGAAAAATTCAATTGGGAAGAGGAACGATCTTTTGGCGCACTCGGAGAATTGA
- a CDS encoding adenylosuccinate synthase produces MSVMALIGGQWGEEGKGKFTEILAEQAKVVVRYSGGGHIRQPVINEQGRFNLQFIPRSIFNNKVITILGAGMVLDPKRVVEEMEALVGNGINLKRLFISEQAHLIMPYHPLFEEQERRVYGTPIIDTLGSGLGPAYADKVSRIGIRVGDLIQEEQFLSRLSKTLTVKNDILTKVYKQEPLNLREIYQQYLSYGRAMRERIFDTRLILQKAIEDNHTIILESDQGSMLDLDFGSYPYVSNASPTVGAACIGCGLPPSVIKASLGVFSAYIIRSQTGPFPTEMSKEEGAPLVSFRSQDNSRGGRRATNPITGERYRRYGWFDTVAARFVAQLNGLTSLAITNLDALDDFKIVKICTEYQVYDTNVRRFPSDIGTLKIATPVYEELPGWEAPTAHIKSFDELPANCQNFIKRIGTLVGVNVDIVSTGPDQKDTIVMRDPLRPINMSRVMGNYG; encoded by the coding sequence ATGTCGGTAATGGCTTTAATTGGCGGGCAATGGGGCGAAGAAGGCAAGGGTAAATTTACCGAGATTCTGGCCGAGCAAGCCAAAGTTGTGGTACGTTATAGTGGTGGGGGACATATACGCCAGCCCGTAATCAACGAGCAGGGTCGTTTTAATCTTCAATTTATTCCACGCAGCATATTTAACAATAAAGTAATCACAATACTTGGCGCGGGCATGGTGCTCGACCCTAAACGGGTTGTAGAAGAGATGGAAGCCCTTGTCGGTAACGGGATTAATCTTAAAAGGCTTTTTATCAGCGAGCAAGCTCATTTGATAATGCCTTACCATCCTTTGTTTGAAGAACAAGAACGCAGGGTTTATGGAACTCCTATTATTGATACCCTAGGTTCAGGTCTTGGACCTGCCTATGCTGATAAGGTGAGTCGAATAGGGATAAGAGTTGGCGACCTGATTCAGGAAGAACAGTTTTTATCGCGCTTGAGCAAAACGCTGACCGTTAAGAACGACATACTCACCAAGGTTTACAAACAAGAACCCCTAAATCTGCGTGAAATCTACCAGCAATATCTCAGTTACGGGCGAGCAATGCGTGAACGCATTTTTGATACTCGCCTGATTCTTCAAAAAGCAATTGAAGATAATCACACAATCATTCTGGAAAGCGATCAAGGTTCGATGCTAGACCTTGACTTTGGATCTTATCCATATGTCTCCAATGCTTCGCCAACCGTTGGTGCGGCTTGTATCGGGTGTGGGCTTCCACCTTCGGTCATAAAAGCGTCGCTGGGTGTCTTTAGCGCTTACATAATTCGCTCTCAGACCGGACCATTCCCGACCGAAATGTCAAAAGAAGAAGGCGCACCATTGGTAAGCTTTCGAAGCCAGGACAACAGCCGTGGAGGGCGCAGAGCTACCAACCCCATTACAGGTGAGCGATATCGCCGCTATGGTTGGTTCGATACGGTTGCAGCCCGTTTTGTAGCACAGCTAAATGGCTTAACTTCTCTGGCGATTACCAACCTCGATGCACTGGATGATTTCAAAATTGTCAAGATTTGTACTGAGTATCAAGTATATGATACCAACGTGCGACGGTTCCCCTCTGATATTGGAACACTTAAAATAGCTACCCCTGTTTATGAAGAATTACCGGGCTGGGAAGCTCCAACTGCCCATATTAAAAGCTTTGATGAATTACCGGCTAATTGTCAGAATTTCATAAAGCGAATCGGTACGCTGGTTGGGGTTAATGTGGATATAGTTTCTACTGGACCGGATCAAAAAGATACCATTGTGATGCGTGATCCTCTGAGACCGATAAATATGAGTCGAGTAATGGGGAATTACGGGTAA
- the dnaJ gene encoding molecular chaperone DnaJ, whose amino-acid sequence MASKRDFYEVLGVTRSATEDEIKKAYRRLAMKFHPDVNKEADAEEKFKEVKEAYEVLSDAKKRATYDQFGHAGMSGAGANPFEGFGGMGGFSDIFEQFFGGSGGPGGARRASPQRGADLKTTITLEFEEAVFGTEKEIEIARFDTCARCKGSKSEPGVETAKCPNCNGSGEVRRVQSSIFGQFVSVTTCDRCRGDGRIVSTPCKECRGEGRVKVSKRLLVKVPAGIDSNSQIRISGEGEAGPRGTLPGNLFVGIAIKEHPIFKRVENHIMVDVPLNLWQATLGDKIEVPTVDGALEIEVKPGTQHGDIIRLKERGVPLLRGNGRGDQIITFKIIVPRKLSEEQRQLLQQMARTMPREQIGKESQRDKDDKGGFFGRFRVGS is encoded by the coding sequence ATGGCTTCAAAACGTGATTTCTACGAAGTGCTGGGAGTTACCCGGTCAGCAACCGAAGATGAGATTAAAAAAGCATATCGCCGCTTGGCGATGAAGTTCCATCCTGATGTCAATAAAGAAGCGGATGCTGAAGAAAAATTCAAAGAAGTCAAAGAAGCCTATGAAGTCCTTAGTGACGCTAAAAAACGCGCCACTTACGACCAGTTTGGTCACGCCGGTATGTCTGGAGCAGGCGCTAACCCATTTGAAGGTTTTGGCGGAATGGGTGGTTTCAGCGATATATTTGAGCAATTCTTTGGTGGGTCAGGAGGACCCGGAGGAGCGCGTCGTGCTAGTCCACAAAGGGGTGCTGACCTAAAAACCACCATTACCCTTGAATTTGAAGAAGCAGTTTTTGGCACTGAAAAAGAAATCGAAATTGCACGTTTCGACACATGCGCGCGCTGCAAGGGTAGTAAAAGCGAGCCGGGAGTCGAAACCGCTAAATGTCCTAATTGTAACGGTTCTGGAGAAGTACGCCGTGTACAGAGCAGCATCTTTGGTCAATTTGTGAGTGTAACAACCTGTGACCGTTGTCGAGGCGATGGGCGGATTGTAAGCACCCCCTGCAAAGAATGCCGAGGTGAAGGAAGGGTTAAGGTAAGCAAACGCTTGCTGGTCAAGGTTCCAGCCGGGATTGACTCCAACTCACAAATTCGAATAAGCGGCGAAGGTGAAGCAGGTCCTCGTGGTACCCTACCCGGTAATCTGTTTGTGGGTATAGCGATTAAAGAGCATCCCATTTTTAAGCGAGTGGAAAACCATATAATGGTTGATGTGCCGCTCAATTTATGGCAGGCTACTCTGGGTGATAAGATTGAAGTGCCAACGGTAGATGGAGCGTTAGAAATAGAAGTTAAACCGGGTACTCAACACGGTGACATTATCAGGTTAAAAGAGCGGGGAGTACCGTTATTGCGGGGAAACGGGCGGGGAGATCAAATTATTACTTTCAAAATAATAGTACCCCGAAAACTTAGCGAAGAACAACGGCAGTTACTTCAGCAAATGGCGCGTACTATGCCGCGGGAACAAATCGGCAAAGAATCCCAACGTGATAAAGATGATAAAGGCGGGTTCTTTGGGCGATTCCGGGTTGGGTCATAG
- a CDS encoding nucleotide exchange factor GrpE, translating into MEETTKQTNQETDSTGEAVTETTVRTVEELEALLVEEQKKSAELADNWKRSLADFQNLKRRTEIERANLNADVKSRVILRLLPIVDDFERALSSTPDNLKVEPWVNGVSLIEKKLKTLLDQEGISSFDAKDADFDPRFHDAVQRDEDGNGDKDIVTEVYQKGYMMGDRVLRPAAVKVGRG; encoded by the coding sequence ATGGAAGAAACGACCAAACAAACCAATCAGGAAACAGATAGCACAGGTGAAGCAGTCACCGAAACCACCGTACGTACAGTAGAAGAATTGGAAGCGCTATTGGTGGAAGAACAAAAGAAATCCGCGGAATTGGCAGACAACTGGAAACGCTCTCTGGCTGATTTTCAAAATTTAAAACGACGCACCGAAATCGAACGCGCTAATTTAAATGCTGATGTAAAATCAAGAGTGATATTGCGACTATTACCCATAGTAGATGATTTTGAACGAGCGCTTTCATCTACTCCTGACAATTTGAAAGTTGAGCCGTGGGTTAATGGGGTCAGTTTAATAGAAAAGAAATTAAAAACCCTGCTTGATCAAGAAGGCATCAGTTCATTCGATGCGAAAGACGCAGATTTTGACCCTCGCTTCCATGATGCCGTACAGAGAGATGAAGATGGAAACGGAGATAAAGATATAGTAACCGAAGTTTATCAAAAAGGTTACATGATGGGCGATAGAGTGCTTAGACCGGCAGCAGTTAAGGTTGGAAGGGGCTAA
- the hrcA gene encoding heat-inducible transcriptional repressor HrcA produces MKRQERKTGGIEKESKVNMEEPQESMTERRKELLRTIINEYVNNYLPVSSEMIVNKYKLPISPATVRNEMAELEREGYITHPHTSAGRIPSDKGYRYYVEHLMERQGGLSLPEQHNIQHQFYQVQLELNEWIRLAAGVVARTSQNVGVVSSPYVFDGRLKRLEVIGVQERLALVVAVTQDGSIKEQMLSLEDPITQEELSIISNRLNATLCNQNRTQIEIKVRDWAEELDKIVATRLVEMLRSLEQYRDVQLYREGLANILNQPEFNNISTMRQVMQTIETGNALPTLIPEILQNYEGGVQVVIGGENRFDDMRLLSVVLARYGIDGQVVGVVGLVGSTRMEYNRSISTVQYIAHLMTNLLTERSGNNFIGPT; encoded by the coding sequence ATGAAACGCCAGGAACGCAAAACAGGGGGAATAGAAAAAGAAAGCAAGGTTAACATGGAAGAGCCGCAAGAATCCATGACTGAGCGGCGCAAGGAATTGTTGCGAACAATAATCAACGAGTATGTCAATAACTACCTACCGGTAAGCTCAGAGATGATCGTTAACAAATACAAACTTCCCATAAGCCCGGCTACTGTTCGAAATGAAATGGCGGAACTAGAACGAGAAGGATACATTACGCATCCGCATACTTCGGCAGGGCGTATCCCCAGCGACAAAGGCTACCGCTATTATGTAGAGCACCTAATGGAACGACAAGGCGGACTTAGCCTACCGGAACAACATAACATCCAACACCAGTTCTATCAGGTACAATTGGAATTAAACGAGTGGATACGGTTAGCCGCCGGAGTGGTGGCGCGTACTTCCCAGAATGTTGGAGTGGTTAGCTCACCTTATGTATTTGATGGTCGTTTAAAACGGTTGGAAGTGATCGGAGTCCAGGAGCGGTTAGCATTGGTGGTTGCCGTAACTCAAGACGGTTCTATTAAAGAGCAAATGCTAAGTTTGGAAGACCCGATTACGCAAGAAGAATTAAGCATAATTTCAAACCGCCTAAATGCAACGCTATGTAACCAGAACCGCACTCAGATTGAAATAAAAGTACGGGATTGGGCAGAAGAGTTGGACAAAATTGTAGCAACTCGTTTGGTGGAAATGCTACGAAGTCTTGAACAGTATAGGGATGTACAATTGTATCGTGAGGGGTTGGCAAATATACTTAACCAGCCTGAATTTAACAATATTTCAACAATGCGACAGGTAATGCAGACGATAGAAACCGGCAACGCATTACCAACCTTAATTCCAGAAATCCTTCAAAATTATGAGGGAGGAGTTCAGGTAGTAATTGGCGGTGAGAACCGATTTGACGATATGCGCTTGCTAAGTGTAGTTCTAGCCCGTTACGGCATTGACGGTCAGGTAGTAGGTGTAGTGGGATTGGTCGGGTCAACCCGAATGGAGTATAATCGCTCAATTTCCACAGTACAATATATTGCACATCTTATGACTAACCTACTTACCGAACGTTCTGGTAATAATTTTATAGGTCCGACTTAA
- a CDS encoding B3/B4 domain-containing protein: protein MKSFQYHSQLLERFPSVTGGVIVAQGLRNRQTPPELLAQYQEQQKATRQLIGDTPLSQIPALSAWRSTFSAFGVEPTKYRSAIEALLRRLTKKGDIPSINLLVDIGNLVSIRYNLPIAVFDTHQTTGSITVRLSEGTEHFTPLGESITETPEVGEVIFVDEAQIVSARRWCWRQSAESAARLESENAIITVEAQHVDGRREVEAALADLQELIQKYAEGKFNAKVLNLQEPAI, encoded by the coding sequence ATGAAGTCATTTCAATATCATTCTCAATTATTAGAGCGTTTTCCTTCGGTAACCGGAGGAGTTATAGTGGCACAAGGCTTGCGTAATAGGCAAACACCGCCCGAATTGCTGGCGCAATACCAAGAACAACAGAAAGCGACAAGGCAGCTTATCGGCGATACCCCGCTTAGCCAGATACCAGCGCTCTCCGCATGGCGTTCAACTTTTTCAGCTTTTGGGGTAGAACCTACTAAATACCGCTCGGCTATTGAAGCCCTATTGCGGCGTTTAACCAAGAAGGGTGACATTCCCTCAATAAATTTGCTGGTAGATATTGGAAATCTGGTCAGTATCCGTTATAACCTGCCGATCGCAGTTTTCGATACTCATCAAACTACCGGCAGCATAACAGTACGCTTATCTGAAGGAACTGAACACTTTACACCGCTTGGTGAAAGTATTACCGAAACTCCTGAAGTGGGTGAAGTGATATTTGTAGATGAAGCGCAAATCGTATCGGCACGACGCTGGTGCTGGAGACAAAGCGCGGAAAGCGCGGCACGCCTAGAGTCGGAGAATGCCATAATCACGGTGGAAGCGCAACATGTCGATGGTCGGCGTGAAGTAGAGGCAGCGTTGGCTGACTTGCAGGAGTTGATTCAAAAATACGCGGAAGGTAAATTTAACGCGAAAGTGCTGAACTTACAAGAGCCTGCTATTTAG